One genomic window of Silene latifolia isolate original U9 population unplaced genomic scaffold, ASM4854445v1 scaffold_590, whole genome shotgun sequence includes the following:
- the LOC141639901 gene encoding putative methyltransferase TCM_000336, producing the protein MEVEKVFHMKKGVGHTSYATNSLIQRTITSQAGPVIEESTREVYTTLRPECFMMADMGCSSGPNALLLVSRIIDVIDEASRSINRQCPQFGVFLNDLPGNDFNALFNLLPSFEQDLEKVEGGRIRPCFVSGTPKTFYGRVFPDKLLHFVHSSYSLHWLSQVPRGLVSENGEPLNKGNICITKTSSREIYEAYYCRHLVSAPLANHPVMIGPHVWYAERFVTIRKIIVK; encoded by the exons ATGGAAGTTGAAAAGGTTTTTCACATGAAGAAAGGCGTTGGTCACACCAGCTATGCAACGAACTCTCTGATTCAG AGAACAATAACATCACAAGCCGGGCCGGTAATAGAAGAAAGCACAAGGGAAGTCTATACTACCTTAAGGCCAGAATGCTTTATGATGGCCGACATGGGTTGTTCTTCAGGGCCAAATGCTTTGCTACTAGTCTCGAGAATTATTGATGTAATTGACGAGGCTAGTCGGAGTATAAATCGACAATGCCCTCAATTCGGAGTTTTCTTAAACGATCTACCTGGAAATGATTTCAATGCCTTGTTTAATTTGCTGCCGAGTTTTGAACAGGACTTGGAAAAAGTAGAAGGAGGCCGTATCAGACCGTGTTTTGTGTCCGGAACCCCGAAGACATTTTATGGAAGGGTTTTTCCTGACAAATTACTTCATTTTGTTCACTCCTCATACAGTCTCCATTGGCTTTCTCAG GTACCAAGAGGATTGGTGAGCGAAAATGGAGAACCATTGAACAAGGGAAACATATGCATAACAAAAACAAGCTCTCGAGAGATATACGAAGCATActattgtagacacctcgtttctgcacccctcgcaaaccacccggtgatgattgggccgcatgtttggtacgcggaacgatttgtgacaattcgtaagattatcgtcaagtga